In a single window of the Coffea eugenioides isolate CCC68of unplaced genomic scaffold, Ceug_1.0 ScVebR1_1876;HRSCAF=2807, whole genome shotgun sequence genome:
- the LOC113755968 gene encoding putative disease resistance protein RGA3: MADALLGSSVQVLVEKAINSASEQIGLFVGFKNDLEKLKYGLTLIQPVLHDAEEKQVTQEFMKRWLEKLEAVAFDAGNLLDDINYEMIRRRVEIQNQMNKKVCFFFFSLSSPIAFRCNLMANKIQQINTDLNRINEEAMDFSLQSQIGARDVPALSPPSGEGFVKNREIDSVTIDTSFIGRGDDVSAIVTQLTATSNNESLSVLPIVGMGGIGKTTLARKVFNELKIDIHFDKTIWVCVSDDFNVNRLFDLILESWQVQKPGVEGREAKLKQLKKLLDGKKFLLVLDGVWNEKPTLWNEFLGALKGTSPSMGSWILLTRKQPVANITRISSPPCALKQLLDDKCWLILREIAFGAWELLNELQDIGFKIAQRCRGLPWAACVLGGMLLNEGIDEWQNLEIGLQSLGGDENSDVAKILKLSFDRLPYPSLKKCFAYCTIFSKDFQMERSQLIRLWMAEGFLHSNQRNNMRMEEVGNMYFTILLDSNLFQDAEKDDYGNVLNCKMHDLVHDMVQFISKFRTISLKESAGVDYPEKTFPIRYLAMGRSGGEEISFLLNESFSYTTTLFLLENKSNNDGLISFLTCLRLLNLTSSHAKELPKSIGKLSPLRYLDSSNTPIETLLDSLCKLYNLQEFVIVNH; encoded by the coding sequence ATGGCGGATGCACTGCTTGGTTCCTCTGTACAAGTTCTAGTGGAGAAGGCAATAAACTCGGCTTCAGAACAAATTGGCCTGTTTGTTGGCTTCAAGAACGATTTGGAGAAACTGAAGTATGGGTTGACTTTGATCCAGCCTGTCCTTCATGATGCAGAGGAAAAACAGGTGACTCAAGAGTTCATGAAGCGCTGGTTGGAGAAGCTTGAAGCTGTGGCTTTCGATGCTGGTAATCTGTTGGATGACATCAACTATGAAATGATTCGACGCAGAGTTGAGATCCAAAACCAAATGAACAAGAAGgtatgcttcttcttcttctcactCTCCAGTCCAATTGCATTTCGTTGCAATTTAATGGCCAACAAAATTCAGCAAATCAATACGGACTTGAATAGAATCAATGAAGAAGCAATGGACTTTAGCCTCCAGTCACAGATTGGAGCTAGAGATGTTCCTGCTCTTTCTCCTCCTAGTGGAGAAGGATTTGTGAAGAACAGAGAGATTGACTCTGTTACCATTGATACGAGTTTCATTGGTAGAGGTGATGATGTCTCAGCAATAGTAACACAATTGACTGCCACGAGTAACAATGAAAGTCTCTCAGTTCTTCCTATAGTAGGAATGGGCGGGATAGGGAAGACCACCTTGGCTCGAAAAGTTTTCAATGAACTAAAAATTGACATACATTTTGATAAAACAATATGGGTTTGTGTGTCAGATGATTTCAATGTCAATAGGCTTTTCGATTTGATTCTAGAATCATGGCAAGTCCAAAAGCCTGGAGTTGAGGGTAGGGAAGCTAAGTTGAAGCAACTTAAGAAGTTATTGGATGGGAAAAAGTTTCTACTAGTCCTAGATGGTGTGTGGAATGAGAAGCCCACACTGTGGAATGAGTTTCTTGGTGCACTAAAAGGTACTAGCCCATCCATGGGGAGTTGGATTCTTCTGACTCGTAAGCAACCAGTGGCAAACATCACAAGAATTTCTTCTCCTCCTTGTGCCTTGAAACAATTATTAGATGATAAATGTTGGCTCATTCTCAGAGAAATTGCATTTGGAGCTTGGGAACTGTTGAATGAGCTGCAAGATATAGGGTTCAAGATTGCGCAAAGATGCCGAGGCTTACCATGGGCTGCATGTGTTCTTGGTGGCATGCTGCTTAACGAGGGAATAGATGAATGGCAGAACTTAGAGATTGGGCTTCAAAGTTTAGGTGGAGATGAAAATAGTGATGTTGCTAAAATTTTGAAGTTGAGCTTTGATCGCCTTCCATATCCATCTCTGAAAAAGTGTTTTGCATATTGTACAATTTTTTCCAAGGATTTTCAAATGGAAAGGAGTCAACTAATCCGACTTTGGATGGCAGAAGGATTTCTTCATTCAAATCAAAGAAACAATATGCGTATGGAGGAAGTTGGTAACATGTATTTTACGATTTTGCTGGATAGTAACTTGTTTCAAGATgcagaaaaagatgattatggGAATGTTTTGAATTGCAAAATGCATGATCTTGTGCATGATATGGTGCAattcatttccaaatttagaACAATAAGTTTGAAAGAGTCAGCAGGAGTTGATTACCCGGAGAAGACTTTTCCCATTAGGTATCTTGCAATGGGGAGAAGTGGTGGGGAAGAAATATCATTTCTATTGAATGAGAGTTTCAGCTACACAACAAcattatttttattggagaacAAATCAAATAATGATGGTTTGATCTCATTTTTGACTTGCTTGCGATTGCTAAATTTAACTTCATCACATGCCAAGGAGCTTCCTAAATCAATTGGCAAGTTGTCTCCTTTACGGTACCTCGATTCGTCAAATACTCCAATAGAAACTTTGCTGGACTCTCTTTGTAAACTTTACAACCTGCAAGAGTTCGTGATTGTGAATCATTGA